In Vigna angularis cultivar LongXiaoDou No.4 chromosome 8, ASM1680809v1, whole genome shotgun sequence, one DNA window encodes the following:
- the LOC108345996 gene encoding receptor-like protein kinase FERONIA, whose protein sequence is MKFLTVTTSFTLLFFLLHFFTHLQAYIPSEVLPISCGSTGMSSDGQRMWAGDTDPMFFTFQDGSVSEKATTQSSSTNKIPFSTARLSRSPFNYSFQLSAGTKFLRLFFYPADYPSFPRTHASFTVQSNQFTLLEAFNASLNADAQATDTIFKEYVVNVNDDKGLILTFTPSLPNSYAFVNGIEVLSMPTDLYYTLENETGFTMIGTSTLYSVETSFALQTEYRIKTGEQEIPPQYDTGLFRNWAAEERYFIKGNPNNDDLPGDMDGKMNITVNPDYVAPKELFRTARNMGTNATLNKMSNLTWVFPVDCGFTYVVRLHFCELDPHINDIGDRQFYIYIASQLAEPGADVMKWSQKQKGLAVHKNYAILIPKNDAQKKFNLSLQMHPYESSVDTRYSDAFLNGLEIFKISDSNNLAGPNPEPVQTPQNNVPGQNGNTSSGIATNIGITAGVVSGVVFISLVVFFILSLTTSKWSALLFSTTKSTTRRNFSVPSDQCRRFSLVEIKAATKNFDNSFVVGDGGFGHVYKGFIDDGSVPVAIKRLRQGSQQGASEFVNEIQMLSQLRHRHLVSLIGYCCDNNEMILVYEFMGCGNLRDHLYGTDNPPLSWKQRLKICIGVARGLRYLHSGAKHMIIHRDVKTTNILLDERWVAKVSDFGLSRIGPNEMSKAHVSTAVKGSFGYLDPEYYIRRRLTEKSDVYSFGVVLFEVLCARSPLIHTEEIEQVSLANWARYCCQNGTVTEIMDPILKEKIAPDCLAKFCEIGVSCLSQEGMQRPSMNDVVLMLESALKLEEESADQGATQEDIDHVLDLGEHHNSCKDNDKLMLDLFSEIVDLEPR, encoded by the coding sequence ATGAAGTTCCTTACTGTCACCACCTCCTTCACATTACTCTTCTTCCTTCTACACTTCTTCACACACCTCCAAGCCTATATCCCATCGGAAGTTCTCCCTATCAGTTGCGGTTCCACCGGAATGTCCTCCGATGGTCAAAGAATGTGGGCCGGCGACACAGACCCAATGTTCTTTACTTTCCAAGACGGCTCTGTTTCAGAGAAGGCAACAACACAGTCTTCTTCCACCAATAAAATACCCTTCTCCACCGCACGCTTGTCCCGTTCCCCATTCAACTACTCCTTCCAACTCTCCGCAGGCACCAAATTCCTTCGCCTCTTCTTCTACCCTGCCGATTACCCTTCCTTTCCCCGCACCCACGCATCCTTCACCGTTCAATCCAACCAATTCACTCTTCTTGAAGCTTTCAACGCCTCTCTTAACGCAGACGCTCAAGCCACCGACACTATCTTCAAAGAATACGTGGTCAATGTCAACGACGATAAGGGGCTTATCCTCACCTTCACTCCCTCGCTTCCAAACTCCTACGCTTTCGTCAATGGAATCGAGGTACTTTCTATGCCAACCGATTTATATTACACACTAGAAAATGAGACAGGGTTCACGATGATCGGAACTAGCACGCTGTACAGCGTTGAAACCAGCTTTGCTCTTCAGACTGAGTATAGAATCAAAACCGGAGAACAAGAAATCCCGCCACAATACGACACCGGTTTGTTCAGGAATTGGGCTGCCGAAGAACGTTACTTTATCAAAGGCAATCCAAATAATGATGATCTACCAGGTGACATGGATGGGAAAATGAACATAACCGTGAATCCCGATTACGTCGCACCAAAGGAACTGTTCAGAACAGCGCGTAACATGGGCACAAACGCCACTCTGAATAAAATGTCCAACCTCACTTGGGTGTTCCCCGTTGATTGTGGCTTCACTTACGTTGTCAGACTCCATTTCTGCGAGCTTGATCCTCATATCAATGACATCGGTGACAGGCAGTTCTATATTTACATAGCGAGCCAGTTGGCTGAACCAGGTGCAGATGTAATGAAATGGAGTCAGAAACAAAAAGGTCTAGCTGTGCATAAAAACTATGCTATTTTGATTCCCAAGAATGATGCTCAGAAAAAGTTTAATCTCTCGCTTCAAATGCATCCTTACGAAAGCAGTGTGGATACGAGATACAGCGACGCCTTCCTGAACGGTCTCGAGATCTTCAAAATCAGTGATTCGAACAACCTAGCCGGACCCAACCCGGAACCGGTTCAGACTCCACAGAACAACGTTCCCGGCCAAAACGGAAATACCAGCAGCGGAATCGCAACGAATATTGGTATCACGGCGGGGGTAGTTTCCGGTGTCGTTTTCATCTCGCTTGTAGTTTTCTTTATCCTGTCGTTGACCACTTCCAAGTGGAGTGCACTGTTGTTCTCAACGACCAAGTCAACCACCCGTCGGAACTTTTCTGTGCCTTCTGATCAGTGCCGTCGGTTTTCCCTCGTCGAGATCAAAGCTGCCACCAAAAACTTCGACAACTCCTTCGTCGTCGGCGACGGTGGATTTGGACACGTGTACAAGGGCTTCATCGACGACGGCTCAGTCCCCGTTGCTATCAAGCGCCTTAGACAGGGTTCCCAGCAGGGGGCCAGCGAGTTCGTTAACGAGATCCAGATGCTCTCGCAACTCCGCCACCGCCATCTCGTCTCACTCATCGGTTACTGCTGCGATAACAACGAGATGATCCTCGTTTACGAGTTCATGGGATGTGGAAACCTCCGCGACCATCTCTACGGCACTGATAACCCCCCTCTCTCATGGAAGCAGCGGTTGAAGATTTGCATTGGCGTTGCCCGCGGGCTACGCTATCTTCACAGTGGCGCGAAGCACATGATCATCCACCGTGACGTGAAAACGACGAACATCTTGTTGGATGAGAGATGGGTGGCGAAGGTTTCGGATTTCGGACTATCCAGAATTGGGCCGAATGAGATGTCGAAGGCCCATGTGAGCACCGCCGTGAAAGGCAGCTTTGGGTATTTGGATCCGGAATATTACATTCGACGGCGGCTGACGGAGAAGTCTGACGTGTATTCTTTTGGGGTGGTGTTGTTTGAGGTGCTCTGTGCCCGTTCTCCTCTTATCCATACTGAAGAAATCGAACAGGTGTCACTGGCTAATTGGGCAAGATATTGTTGTCAAAATGGGACAGTGACGGAGATTATGGACCCCATATTGAAGGAGAAGATCGCTCCTGATTGTTTGGCCAAGTTTTGTGAGATTGGGGTGAGTTGTTTATCACAAGAGGGTATGCAGAGGCCTTCCATGAACGATGTCGTTTTGATGTTAGAGTCTGCACTGAAACTGGAAGAAGAGAGTGCCGACCAAGGTGCAACACAGGAAGATATTGACCATGTGCTTGATCTTGGAGAGCACCACAATAGTTGCAAGGATAATGATAAGTTGATGTTGGATCTTTTTTCTGAGATTGTCGACCTAGAGCCGCGTTGA